AGTCAGAACAGGAAGTCCCAGGAAAACAAGGTCAGGCAGGCAATCAGACAGTGCAGAACAGTGAAGTCGCAGACTCAGGGGATTCTTCAAAGGTGTCTTCAGCAATATCAAGTATAAGTTCAAACTTGACAGGAATTCGGGACAGACGTCAACACAGTTCAGGTGCTAAAGACTCTGATTCATCATACAGTCATTACAGAGCTGGAAAACGGAAGGCATCGTCAGATCAAATGAACGATGTTTGTCCAGCTAAAGTTTCATCTCATCATGACAGCTCACGTTTATCATCAGATTCGCCATATCGTCCAAACTCCAGTAGTCCTGTTGATTCAAAACTGGGCCTCCAGGGACTTCAGACAGCTGATGGTGAATCTTCAGAAACAATGCTTCCACAAACAGCGAATGTGACAGACGGTTCTGATATTGGTGTGAATCTTGCAGGAAGTGTTTTAGAACCTGTGGAAAGCCAAAGCAATACTGACCTTCCTGAAAGGGATGAAGACAGTGATGGCGACCTTGAAGTTACATTCATTAAAGAAGAGTATGTGGAAGGAGACAGATCTGCTTGTGAATTTGACAGCTCTGGTCAGCAATACTTAGGACCACATGATAGAAGTAAGTATTTTTTGGgtggttattattttatttttttttataaatggaGTTTACTTCATGGCACTATCCACAATTATTCCACTGAGACAGAATGAGTAGTGTTAACAAAAAGGTGTGGATGTTTTTGTGGAAGTTCATTTCCTCAGTCACACAGGGGAGTGtaggggaagaaatatggatataTAGCAAATGGTTGCAAAAAATACCTGAGGagtaaatgatttaaaaaaaaaaaaaaaaaaaatctaaggaaCTGCTGCCTCTAGTCAAGTAATGACAAACAGGAATGATAGAAATAATGAAACTTGTTGAgcatatacacacatgacattACTCACAAAATGGATGATATATAGTTATGGTGATATTGATAATAGCAATGattaacaccaaaaaaaaaaacccttgaaaGATTCAAAGACGACGTATGACATTACTCATAACcaaatcctccacacacacaccacacacagtcacacacacacacacacacacaatcacacacacacatgcacacacacacacacacacacacacacacacacacacacacacacaccagaaacccaTCATCCCtctgacatgcacgcacacacacacacacacacacacacacacaccagaaacccaTCATCCCTCAGACTTTTTCATTATAACCCATCTCTGCACACAGACATTAAGTGATTAACACaagtacacactcgcacacacatagacattagCACGCACACAGATCGCATGGATTTTAACGACTGCTGGTAGAATCATACACTTAAAAGTTATGGCTTCAGTAGAATTAAAAATGTATTTGTAGAAGTAAGAATCTTAAGATTGtagcaatattaacatttttacccgtccactcttcgatgttgaagtcagaaataaaatctacccaaatgggtatacctgtttctgacgaatgtgtccaccatctctggttcgacattcttataattaacattttcacccgttggcagtacaaaacatacgtgaaaaactccaaaacgggtaaaaatgtttatatatatataagtttgtcgactatagaagAGGATTTTAAAAGGAATTTGTccacattagaaaggtgtctaaaaatggagtgctgctttgggggtattgagttgtgcacttcgaaactgtaaacggaatgaagtgtggagtccttcgcgcgaggctgaaaacgacagtgcacgacgacacaagggtttgcgaTTGTACTTACCGATGTAGTACATGAATCCACATGTTTTGCGCAGAgccccacacacactttgacggGATGAAATTGTCAGTGTACACCGTCGGTGCACCAAACCACGAAATGAAGTCagttgtcagtgcctacacacacaatcccggaaTGAAGTTGTTaaccctacacacattatcacggaatGAACTTGTGAGTATACACTGGCATGCACAACATCATAAGTCATGGAATGAAGTCAGCCTGAGCCCCGGCAACTATATGGACACACTGGCAAACCCGGAATGAAGctgtcactgtacactgccagacacatgttgaaggaatgttgtgattgtacatgcacgacctgtcctgtctgccgaagtggatgtgcatgaaggggacgtaggaaagaggttactgtgcactgacaatcttgtacttgaagtgaagacggaatgaactgcaccgtgcttcagcgggaggatgaaaacaagagtggGAGGACAAGACAACTGATGGGTTCAGAACGTAACATGAAACAACTGTGcgtacggaaagaatggccatctgtggagctaaatattttatgtctcgccctcagttctccacggaaggccaggagcacactgacatgcaacacaggacacagcacacacgtatgtgacgcgtgctgtcgaggaaacaaactgtcaaacacacaccacgGGCAATCATGGAATGaagttctgaacacacacacacacacacacacacacaccggcgcgcgcacacacacacatacacacccacacggcacacacacacacaccggcacgcacacacacacgcgcacgtgaaatcgctgacttgaacattcacagccggcgcaagcatcactgacgagaaagggacgtccagctgtccaattgaaacggttatgttcagcacggacactgactcggccgttaaaatgcactttcctatttcggtatgtgacttttctgcacagcacgttattaaggaaggtcagttccaccagtcccgctcatttttaatgtgaagtcctctgtgcaacgcatttgagcactgcaatacagggaatggtgtgcgATTTCCACGTGTACCtggtcagtgctgtcggaaccgacacagcaaggacgtacaacgaaagaggccgaaaagaacggacccactacaggagactgccgtcactTTTTTGATGTCGCACACACATCACGGAGCATttcatgcaagctgttttattattttcaatcATGTTCATGTCAGGATCAGAACCTATTGTCTCGTCCCCCACTTTGTTTTCATCCTCTCGTGAAGCATGGTACAGTTCGTTCCGTCTTCACTTTAAATAACCTGGCAATCGCGTACACTGACCGCTTTTGATCGAACTGCCTTATTTTTTATACGTCCCGTTCGCgcatgtccgctcctggagatatgacagcGACAAGCTTCCTGATTTCTTTAAgaatttttctatttcaagcccattgcttgatgcatggaatgccccacaaactcggacataccggcgtttagaatcgagaaaagtttcattacgagtactgacccaaacttgtgtatacatatacacactcccgtcttaattgttttcatgtatgttttgtaccaCAGACAGGTAACTTTGAAATTACCTGTGGGTccgattttttctttcactttgcgtatcccccattctttccaagacccttgctaggtgcatggaatgccccaaaaagcatccctttttagacacctttctaatgtggacaagttccttttaaaatcctctactatagtcgacaaacttatatatataattaacattttcacccgtttgggactttctcacgtatgttttgtactgcagacgggtaaaaatgttaattataatataagaatgtcgaactagagatggtgcacaactCAAGTTCGTAACAAGCCGgtattttagacacctttctaatctcgacaagttcgttttaaaatcctctactatagtcgacaaacttatatatataattaacattttcacccgtttgggactttctcacgtgtgttttgtactgcagacggataaaaatgttaattataatataagaatgtcgaaccagacatggtgcacaacttcgtcacaagccggtatacccatttggctagattttatttctgacttcaacatcgaagagtggacgggtaaaaatgttaatattgccaagATTGTCTGGTTTGGTTTTTCATTGAACATTCACAGGAAAAAGTTGTACAAAGGAACATGGCAGTGAattaacatgcacacatacatacacacattgcacATGGATctgcatgcatgaacacatacaGGGCATACCATGCATGGACACACAATGCTCACAGCAAACATGTATATTATTTTTAATCTATACTAACGTATTTAATTAAAACAGCGCACATGGGtgtgcacacatgcttgcacatgcatacatgtgtattatATATGTACAGTATTTTTGGAAACACTCACACATCTGCATGAACACATTTGACCCAGATAACATAATCAATAGTTGTCTACATACTTGTGATATTGTAGTGAGATTGATATTGTCTAATAGCACAATGATCACATGCAGTATAGACAGCAAACTGGTCAAAGGATCTAGTTTATTTGAACAGGTAGGCTTTGAGCTGTTATATGTGGGTCCTGATATTGTAAACAGTGTAATCATTGTGATTGTTAGATAAAAGGTTTGTTACTTGTATTATAACTGGGGTCATCCATTGTTGTCAAATTCGCAGGCTTCAGCTTGAGGAACTGTCAcaaaaaggttgggttttttttgttgggtttttttttttttttttaatcaaatgagAACATTGAACTTTTGATGGGTTGTTCCAGACTCTGAAGGTATGCCTGATCCATCTGTCTTTCCTGTGGCACTTCACTCCGGTTCAGCACCATCAACGTATGTTCCAAGTGGTCATGATCCTGGGGCAGTTGGTCAGCAGTATCCTGGTGGTGTTCCCTCCCAGCCCCAGCCTGGGCCCTCTGGAAGCAGAGGTAGGAAggcttatttcatttttctttggtcCAAAACTTTGAGCAGGAACTCGGCTCTGGTTACTTTTGTTTGCAGCTAAAGTTGGTGAAAAGTAAATGACATGGTTTAAAATAATTGATATGTATATCAAATGTGATGTGCTCAAGTCCAAGTTGAAAAAAATAACCACCATAATGAAGCTGAAGAGCTAATTATTTAAAATGCAAGGACAGTGATCTGTAAATGTAAATAAGGCACATGAGACTGGTATAAGAATTGGAAATTTAAAATAGTTACGCTATGCACCATGTTCACCATGCCCTTGTAACGTGCTCTTGATATTGTTTAAAAAGTGACACACTTACGAAATGGTCATTGATGAAAACCAGAGCAGATCAGAATATAACTATTAAGTCATTCTATAAACACATAGAACTGTTACCCTAAAAGAATTGCGTCCTTGTATAGATTTAATAGCTTTTTCCACCAGTGCAGATTATGACTAAGTAATACTCGGATATTTAGCTGAACTGGTGCAGATCACAGATCATTTTCTGGTTTCAGGTAACTAATAATGATCAAAATAGCTGAATATTGGACATGGTATAGTGACCTGCATAACTGGCTTAGTGGTTCAGGTTTTTAAATCATTTAATTCACCTTGATTGTTCCAA
The sequence above is a segment of the Babylonia areolata isolate BAREFJ2019XMU chromosome 19, ASM4173473v1, whole genome shotgun sequence genome. Coding sequences within it:
- the LOC143293555 gene encoding uncharacterized protein LOC143293555 isoform X12; translation: MDKTGDEAASKFISALIKSVQTLCHGYLDFQTGIEIIGHINLSVDKGSSLDYILKEKVCKNAENSTLFISNSFHAEPKSEQEVPGKQGQAGNQTVQNSEVADSGDSSKVSSAISSISSNLTGIRDRRQHSSGAKDSDSSYSHYRAGKRKASSDQMNDVCPAKVSSHHDSSRLSSDSPYRPNSSSPVDSKLGLQGLQTADGESSETMLPQTANVTDGSDIGVNLAGSVLEPVESQSNTDLPERDEDSDGDLEVTFIKEEYVEGDRSACEFDSSGQQYLGPHDRNSEGMPDPSVFPVALHSGSAPSTYVPSGHDPGAVGQQYPGGVPSQPQPGPSGSRGNVSQQQAAQPLPPGARPGCGYVHPSDAQKWRMYELIPGSGVFIHQENYHTVMSKERDGQPDGKAMARYLMSCFWKQSELVGASIAEPPRPHHRSLDRGIINAILDFCAQVSSVKRPVLRSILTSRITQAKSAYRKRMGLPPGKAGRPPINYAPLK
- the LOC143293555 gene encoding uncharacterized protein LOC143293555 isoform X10 translates to MDKTGDEAASKFISALIKSVQTLCHGYLDFQTGIEIIGHINLSVDKGSSLDYILKEKVCKNAENSTLFISNSFHAEPKSEQEVPGKQGQAGNQTVQNSEVADSGDSSKVSSAISSISSNLTGIRDRRQHSSGAKDSDSSYSHYRAGKRKASSDQMNDVCPAKVSSHHDSSRLSSDSPYRPNSSSPVDSKLGLQGLQTADGESSETMLPQTANVTDGSDIGVNLAGSVLEPVESQSNTDLPERDEDSDGDLEVTFIKEEYVEGDRSACEFDSSGQQYLGPHDRNSEGMPDPSVFPVALHSGSAPSTYVPSGHDPGAVGQQYPGGVPSQPQPGPSGSRGPQLGPLSPRSADSHDHPSSPDSPQPSGSGAMPPFVSSLSPQTIFYQEMAHREKNFLCDSCDARFASDSGLWKHKNRVHLKKATYICPFCGKGYFDKIRHEDHIYNVHNKTKSHKCPYCPSWFAYKTSLYPHIRDKHGRDVPMEEDSQLLHFNKKSLVQE
- the LOC143293555 gene encoding uncharacterized protein LOC143293555 isoform X4, producing MDKTGDEAASKFISALIKSVQTLCHGYLDFQTGIEIIGHINLSVDKGSSLDYILKEKVCKNAENSTLFISNSFHAEPKSEQEVPGKQGQAGNQTVQNSEVADSGDSSKVSSAISSISSNLTGIRDRRQHSSGAKDSDSSYSHYRAGKRKASSDQMNDVCPAKVSSHHDSSRLSSDSPYRPNSSSPVDSKLGLQGLQTADGESSETMLPQTANVTDGSDIGVNLAGSVLEPVESQSNTDLPERDEDSDGDLEVTFIKEEYVEGDRSACEFDSSGQQYLGPHDRNSEGMPDPSVFPVALHSGSAPSTYVPSGHDPGAVGQQYPGGVPSQPQPGPSGSRGNVSQQQAAQPLPPGARPGCGYVHPSDAQKWRMYELIPGSGVFIHQENYHTVMSKERDGQPDGKAMARYLMSCFWKQSELVGASIAEPPRPHHRSLDRGIINAILDFTQQVSGSRRADIRVVLWKKVTSATAKEKARLHISSLSHQINPGHQSDQTSSVIDDALGNDWNWPANYQ
- the LOC143293555 gene encoding uncharacterized protein LOC143293555 isoform X20, with product MDKTGDEAASKFISALIKSVQTLCHGYLDFQTGIEIIGHINLSVDKGSSLDYILKEKVCKNAENSTLFISNSFHAEPKSEQEVPGKQGQAGNQTVQNSEVADSGDSSKVSSAISSISSNLTGIRDRRQHSSGAKDSDSSYSHYRAGKRKASSDQMNDVCPAKVSSHHDSSRLSSDSPYRPNSSSPVDSKLGLQGLQTADGESSETMLPQTANVTDGSDIGVNLAGSVLEPVESQSNTDLPERDEDSDGDLEVTFIKEEYVEGDRSACEFDSSGQQYLGPHDRNSEGMPDPSVFPVALHSGSAPSTYVPSGHDPGAVGQQYPGGVPSQPQPGPSGSRGQLACPQASGNQSQSTFHSANYRHSSGRRVPLQSGISYGTPHKPNNRFSAQRNLSSALKHLRCEYCNASFASNSGLNRHKNLLHLNKLPYSCLVCGQGFTEKDHFEGHMNSHNNIKAYKCPHCSHEFTYKASLRNHVRARHPPQ